GTTACGCGATAAACGTCTTTGGATACTTTCCAATTGGGGAACCTTTCCAATAATGCAGTTTTAACTCCAATAGGGAGTGATACATCTTTAAATTTTTCGATAGTTCGAATAACCTTTCCGTTAGCATCATATTCAGCAACTATTTTCCATCGGGAATGTAGAAAGAAACCGTATAGAATTCGAAATCTTCCCGATAGAATTCAGCTTCAGTTACATCGTAAGAGGCAACCATTCGTTCCAGCATTTTAACAGGAACAGCTGCGGATCTTGAATCGGCTGCATTCAAATATTTGAAGTTCATTGGTCTTATGACCACTTCGGAGAGCTCTTCAACCTTTACATCCTGGGTAAAGACTGGGATGGTTAATCCAAGAGCTAGTAAACCAAGGATTATTTTTTCATGGCATTAATGATTTAAATGTTAAAATGCCCTATTTAGTCCTCAAGGAGAATAAAGGTAGTGGGAGAAAAAACAACTTCCTATGATATTTATCATTATGCCGATAGATATATAGGATAAATAATTTAATCTGTTTCTGTGGTGGCACGGGTTAGGATATCTGTACCAGTAATCGATTTTCCTTATTTGTATACCAGCTTCTATACTTGGAATCTTCATTCCTCCAACTTCTTCTATATCATTCAGCAGAATGTACTCTCCGTCATTTTTGTCTTCCTCATGAAAGAACTGATACGCCTCCAGAGCATAGGTTTCCGTATCAAATAGAAATACCAGGTGTCCTCTCCAATGTTTTCTTCATAGGTAACTCTTAGGACCAGATACTCCTTTCCCTGAAGAGATTTTTTAATCGCAGTGGGATCCAGGATGGTACCCTTATCTTTTAATTTCATCGGAGACCATATAAGTAAGTGTAGTAATTTTCATCATCTCCG
This DNA window, taken from Muriicola soli, encodes the following:
- a CDS encoding DUF6503 family protein is translated as MKLKDKGTILDPTAIKKSLQGKEYLVLRVTYEENIGEDTWYFYLIRKPMLWRRISSFMRKTKMTESTFC